The Candidatus Zixiibacteriota bacterium genome contains the following window.
AGTCATCAGTGCGCTGGTCTTGCCAACTACTTGATAGACAATCGTTAGCAGGCCGTTCTGACGGTCGAGGCCGGCAATTGACATCGGCACCCGCTCGCCGCGGTCGTTGACACGGATTATGACAAACTGGCCGGCTTTGGCCTTGGCCACCAGCCGCGGAACCTCGACACGCATCTTCCAGATGAGGTCGCTCAACGGCTGGTTGTCTACTACACGGGGCATGGAACCTCCAGCTTAACCCAAATCACCCGCCCAAAATAGCGGACAACTTTTGTCTGTCAAGGCATTCCCGCGGACTCAGTGGCGTAAAGAAGCCGGGCGCCTGTCAGGGCGCCCGGCCGATTTGTCAATCAGATCTCCGATCAGCAGTTAGAACCCAATGCTGACACTGAAGAACTGGTTGTCATCGAAAAACTCCGTCTCGTTCCAGGCGTACTCGAAAGTCATCCGGGTCTCGCCCATCTCGAGGGTCAATCCGCCGCCCAGCGTGGCACCGTGAATCCACTCATCCTGCTGCGAGTAGTTGTACCCGCCGCGAATGAAATACAGCCCCTTGTAGCCGTATTCGAAACCGCCCTGGATGACGTCATTCGAATAAGTGTTGGCCGCGAAATTCCCGGTCAGCGTGGCGAGGTTATCGCCGTTGTCGATGAAATCGTAGGCCATGCCGATATTGATGCTCGCCGGCAGGTCAAACGACGCGGCGTTGGCGCTTCCAGGACGACGCGGCTCCAGCGGGACCTCGAAACCGCGGCCCTGGAACTGCATCTCGGCGCCATAGTTCTTCATAGCCAGGCCCAGGCGCACGCCATGCCAGCCGGGATTGTAGAGAAATCCAACATCAAACGCCAGGCCGCTTGCCCGGACCTCGTGGATCTGTTCATTGATGAACATTGCTGTCGCCCCGAAGGAAACGTTAGCCGTGAGTATTCTGGCGTAAGTCAGGTTAATCACGGCCAGCGACGGGCTGAAGATGCGCCCGGTACCGTCCGGCGCTTCCTGGGTCGTTTCCTCGATATCGCCAATCGACATTATCTTGACTCCCGCACCGATAGTGCCGAAATCCTCAATATGGGTCGCGATACCGACGAAGTTTTGATCAATGTCGGCGATATACGGCAGGTACGAGAACATCGCTTCCGTACCTTCGAGCGTGGCCAGTCCGGCCGGATTCCAAAACATCGATTCGATGCCCGACGTATTGGCCACCACAGCACCGCCCATGGCGGTGCCGCGCGAGCCGTACGGAATCCGAAGCTCCTGTGCACCCGCGCTGCCGATTCGGTCGGCGTTCCCCGCGAAAGCCGTGCTTATGCACAAGGCGAGGAGAACCGCCATTGAAAGTACAATTCTGGGTTTCATGTTAGTCATCTCCTTGCCCTAAAAGATGGTCAATATTTCTTGTTCGTAGAAGACCGCCATCTTGCCGACCTTCTGGCCGAAACCGGGCGCCTCCACCACGTAAATGTAGATGCCGGAAGCAACCGGTATCCGGTTATCAGTTTGGAGATTCCAACTGGCAATTGGCGAATCGTCATCCTTTTCAATCCGACTGATGAAATCCCCAGCCAGGTTGAAGATGCTGATTGTACACTTGCGCGGAAGATGGTGGAACTTGATTTCGTAGTTCCCGACTGCCTGGTCGTACGGCCCGTACAGATAGAACGGGTTCGGAACGGCTTTGATTCTGGCCAGGGCGTCCTCGCTCGGTGTAACCGGTGTCGGTGAAGGCACGGTGAACGTGAACACGTCGGAGACTGAGTTGGGTTTCTCGGTGATTAGACGGAAGACCGTCCCTTGCTCAGGCAGGTCCTGGTTGAACGGTGGTGTTATCCCGCCGTTCCAGTTGACCAAAACCGTCCGATCCATCACCGGCAGTTCGTTCCCCGGCCAACTGAACGGATCGGATAGCATGGCCGCTTCAAAGGCGTTGTAACCTGCTTCACCCGGACTGTTGTCCTCAGGCAACCTCCAGTACACCCAATCTGTGTATGGGTCGTTATCGCCGCCCGAGACCGAATGTTCGCAGCCACCACCGCAATTACCGTCTGCGGCAGAGCCGTACTGGGACATGTCATAGATGTCATTTCCATCTCCCACGGCGGCCGGATCACCCAACACCCACGGAATCAGTCTCACGTCGTCAGACGGATCGTTCGGTGTAGACACACCGATCCGCCAGATTTCGAACGGCACCCAATAGGACCGACTATCATCAAAAGCTTCCCAGCCATAACTTCCGTTTACACCCGGGTTAGCATTTGAGCCGGTGAAGCGCATCTCCCAATCGTAGGCATCGAGACGGGCGAACCGGCCCGGGTCATCACGAAATGTGCGTGAAAGGAACGCGTCATAGGACCCTCTGTTGCCGCCCCCATTAGTTCCACCATTATCACCGGTGTGAAAGAACCATAGACCGTCACCAACCTGCTGGTTATCGGTGGGATAGCCATCAGGATCGAGAATAGTGGGAACAGGGAAGTCGCCGAACCACGCGGCCCCGGCCTCGGGAGGATCCAAGGGTCCGGCTCCGTTAGCAACAACCTGGAACGACGCGAAAACCGCGTCAGGTGGCGGACCGGAAACGCGTACCAGAAAACCGTCGGCAACGCGGTAGTCGTCATCGCCGGTTTGGTTGGTCTGTTCACTCAGAACAACTGTTCCCGCCGTAACATCATTTAGGTTCCAGTACATTGCAGAATCAATCGTAGTATCGTACACCGGTTCGCCGTAATACTCGGTAGTGTCCACACACAGGATAGCTACCCACAGGGTGTCACCTTGAAGTTCGAAAGCACAGGTGTCTGTGAGCGTGTCGTATGTCACGCTGTCAAGTTCCTGATGGACAGACACAGTCGTATCGGGCGGGAAGTAGTGGAACGTCACGCTGTAGTCGTGGCCATTCAGAATCGAGGGATCCAGAATCTCGACGGTGACTACTCCACCTGATGCACCGGTATGCTTAACCTCAACCGTACTGCCGACTTCACCCTGCCACGTCTCATCGGCCACTTCTTCCTGAGGAACCAGGATTATCGGGTCGCGATTGGACGAGGTCAGGGTTCTCGGGGTGGCGTCAGGTTTGAATGAGTAAGCTTCCACCTTAAAGAAGTACTCTGTAAGGTTGAAAAGCGGCAGTCCGGTCAGGTAGTCCTGATCAACGACGAAATACCGGCGTATGCCACTGTCAGTTCCGAACTTGACAGCTCTCACTTCCAGTGCGCCTGTTAGAGGATCAAGCACTTCGTCCTGAATCTGGGCATCGCCGTTTATGAGGTCAAAGTTGGCAATGCGCGTCCACGGACCGGATGCAGACTCTCCCTGGTAGACCGTATAGCCTTCGAACGGAAAGTCGCCCGGAGTGACCTCGGAAGCATCGGTCCAGGTGAGCGTCAACTGGCCATCGAGTTCCGCCACTTTGACGACCGGAGGTGCTGGCGGATCCAACAGATCGAAGTCCGCATCGTAGGCGCTCTGAGCGAACCTATCGTTGTACCTCATAACCGAAATCGAGGACTTCCGATCGCCACCTTTGCCTACAACAATAGCGCAGAGGATTTCGGTGCTGTCTCCGGGGCGGAAGACGACCGGCCCGGTCGTCTGCATGTGACGACGGTCATCGGGAGCGATATCCAGCCAGTCGAGGAGGGGGTTGGCTCGCACCGGGTCCCCCGACATCACAAATCGCGTCACCTCTCCGGTCACAGGATTTGTAAAAGGCGCGCCATTGTTCTTCGCGTCAAGACCCAGCATGTACTGGTAGGTCTCAACATAGTTGTCCGGATCGGTACCGTTGATGTACTTGTTGAATGAGAACAAACCGAGATTCACGTACCCGTACCACCACTCGCCCCACATCTTGGCGGAGTCGTCCGGGTTGCCGGTAAACTCCAACGGTCCCTGGAAAAAGTCGAGACCTATGGAAGGCGGAACTGATCCGTAATCTTGGTCACTATTATCAGCATTGTAGGTAAAGGCGAGGTCAAGGTCGACGTCGGTGCCTACAAGATCATCACCAGCGCCGCCCAAATCCGGGTCAGACCAGATCGAGAAGAAGCACTGCTCGAGAGTCTTGGTGCCCTTATTGTAAATCTGAAGTTGAACGAAGACCACGTCGCCCAGTGGATCTTCACGATCAAAACCAAAAACGGCCTGCTTGATCTCAAGCCCCAGAGGCGCGGTCTCGCCGTTGTCGTTGTTATGCTGGGCAGGATCAAAGTCATTGAATACCGACCAACAGACCTGATCACCGAAGAACTTAGGGAGCGTATCAATTGATCTAATGGTCACATCAGGCGGATTTACCGACGTATCAAAATAGTACGTCGTATCAACCATCCATGGCGCCCCCTGGTCAATCGGCCAGGCCAGGCTTGCAAGGTAGTCCGATCTGTAGTACGTACTCTCAGCTGTTACGATCTCAATCAGGCTGTCCTTATAAGCCTTGTACACCTTGAATTCCGGGCGATCAGTCTGGAACGTGCCACCAAGCGACGGCCCCGGCACGTATTCGGAGCTGTACTCGGAAACCACCACCAGCGTATCATTTGTCGCGGAATCGACAGCACCTACCCATAGACCACCCGCATAATAGGGCGATGTAGTGTTGCTGCCGTTGTCTATGGCTTCAACGGTGGTGAACGGCCAGTAGGTACCATAGTCATTGCCGAAAACACCTCCCAAATCACGCCCAAAGTTGCCGTGATTGGTGACGAACATTAGAATGTTGTTCGCATCGATGTACGTCGTGTTGTCGACAGTCAGGGCCGAGGGACGAGCCGACTTTCCTGTCGGCGGAGCGGCCATTATGGGCAGCCCGATCAACAGTACCATCAGGCCTGCCAGAAGTTTGAATTTCATATCAACTATCCTCACTTTCCCTTAGAACGACATCCGGACGCCAAGCATGATCATCCGTGGATTCAGCCAGTTGGTCGGGTTGTTCTGAAGCAAGTCATATCGATCCCGGAACGTCTCACCAGCAGTCTGGCCAGTATGTTCGTTCATGTTAGCATCGGAAGACCTGAGCTGACCTTCCTGGGTCTCCAGGTAACCGGTGGTATGCGGTTCGCCTGTCCCCTCGTATACGGCGATCACGTTCTCGTAATCCAACAGGTTCTTGATCCAGAGATAGGGAACCATTTGGTAGCCGCCAAACTTGAACGTGCGTTCCAGTTTCAAGTCAATGGAAAATGTCCAGGGCAGATGGGCCGAATTGATCGGTCCGGTCGGGTTCTGCTGAACGGACTTGATGGCCACCGCGTCGTACGGCAACATCGGCGTATACGGTAATCCGCTCGCCGCCTGGGCTATGACATTCAGCCCAGTGTTCTCCAATGGATACGTATCACCGAACCGCGGTCCCTGTCCCGACATTGTACGGACGTCGAAAATCCCGATTATGCTGTGTCGCTGATCATAATCAAGTGGGTTGGTCCGCATGGGGACGCCATCCGGGTTCTTCCACGCAATGTTGTACCGGGACTGGCTGTATGAACCGGTGCCGGACGCATAACTAAGCGAGTACTTCAGGTTCATGCTGATGTTGCGGGTGCGCCGCATCATAAGGCTGAAATCCATGCCTTTGATAGTGCCGTAGTCGACGTTGCCGTAGACATCGTAGACGTAGGGATCGGCGGGAGTCACGTGAAAGATCTGGGTAAGATCTTTCACGTCCTTGAAATAGGCCGTGAAATCAAAGGCTGTGTTTTCACCCAACTGGTGAGTCATGCCAACTTCGTACTGAGTGATCGTCTCCGGCTCCAGGTTGGGAGAGGGGTGCGGATAGTAAGAGCCCGCGCCGATGCGTTCTCCCGTGAAGTTCAGACCCGCGTACAGATTGGTCAGATCCGGCCTCTGGTAGAAGATACCGTAGTTCACGTGCATCTGGGTGCGGTCGCTGATCGGGAAGGAGATGCCCAAACGCGGCGACAGGCGCGTGAATTTCTTGGAGTCTTCCAAATCCGATGGGTCAAGCACACCCGCGGAATCCGGGTCGCTACCGGCAGGATTGAACGG
Protein-coding sequences here:
- a CDS encoding PorV/PorQ family protein; amino-acid sequence: MKPRIVLSMAVLLALCISTAFAGNADRIGSAGAQELRIPYGSRGTAMGGAVVANTSGIESMFWNPAGLATLEGTEAMFSYLPYIADIDQNFVGIATHIEDFGTIGAGVKIMSIGDIEETTQEAPDGTGRIFSPSLAVINLTYARILTANVSFGATAMFINEQIHEVRASGLAFDVGFLYNPGWHGVRLGLAMKNYGAEMQFQGRGFEVPLEPRRPGSANAASFDLPASINIGMAYDFIDNGDNLATLTGNFAANTYSNDVIQGGFEYGYKGLYFIRGGYNYSQQDEWIHGATLGGGLTLEMGETRMTFEYAWNETEFFDDNQFFSVSIGF
- a CDS encoding sulfide/dihydroorotate dehydrogenase-like FAD/NAD-binding protein produces the protein MPRVVDNQPLSDLIWKMRVEVPRLVAKAKAGQFVIIRVNDRGERVPMSIAGLDRQNGLLTIVYQVVGKTSALMT